Within the Bacillus smithii genome, the region ATTGAAGGAGGTTTTTTTATGCCTAAGAATCCTGAATTACGAAAGGTTTGGGAACAACGAATCGCTGACTATCGTAAAAGCGGTCAAACTCAAGTAAACTGGTGCAAGGAAAATCAATGGAGTATTCACCAGTTTAAATACTGGTTAAGAAAAATTGAAAATCCAATAAAAAATCAAGGAAAGTCTACAAAATGGGCATCCGTTACCCTAGAAGATCATTCACAAACAGTTGAAAATTCATTACGGATTGAAATTAGTGGGATTTCAATTGAAGTAAAACCTGGTTTCGATCCGGCCTTTCTTTCAGAAGTGGTTAGGACGTTGAAATCAACATGTTAGTTGGTACAAGAGCTGAACGAGTTTACTTGGCAAAAGGAAGTACTGA harbors:
- the tnpA gene encoding IS66 family insertion sequence element accessory protein TnpA encodes the protein MPKNPELRKVWEQRIADYRKSGQTQVNWCKENQWSIHQFKYWLRKIENPIKNQGKSTKWASVTLEDHSQTVENSLRIEISGISIEVKPGFDPAFLSEVVRTLKSTC